A genome region from Streptomyces sp. NBC_01296 includes the following:
- a CDS encoding MoaD/ThiS family protein translates to MAIEVRIPTILRTYTDGEKAVNGEGTTLSELFADLETRHKGIEERIVDGGKLRRFVNVYLNDEDVRFLDGISTALKDGDSVTILPAVAGGSV, encoded by the coding sequence ATGGCCATCGAGGTCCGCATCCCGACCATCCTCCGCACCTACACCGACGGCGAGAAGGCCGTCAACGGTGAGGGCACCACGCTGTCCGAGCTCTTCGCGGACCTCGAGACGCGCCACAAGGGCATCGAGGAGCGCATCGTCGACGGCGGCAAGCTGCGCCGCTTCGTGAACGTCTACCTCAACGACGAGGACGTCCGCTTCCTCGACGGCATCTCCACCGCCCTCAAGGACGGCGACTCCGTCACCATCCTCCCGGCGGTCGCCGGCGGCTCC
- a CDS encoding M67 family metallopeptidase, which translates to MLTLTQALYDQIVEHARKDHPDEACGVVAGPAGTDRPERFVPMLNAARSPTFYEFDSKDLLKLYRELDDRDEEPVIVYHSHTATEAYPSRTDITYANEPGAHYVLVSTRDTDGLGEFQFRSYRIVEGVITEEEVQVVEAY; encoded by the coding sequence ATGCTGACCCTCACCCAGGCGCTGTACGACCAGATCGTCGAGCACGCCCGCAAGGACCACCCGGACGAGGCGTGCGGTGTCGTGGCCGGACCGGCGGGCACCGACCGCCCCGAGCGGTTCGTCCCGATGCTCAATGCGGCCCGCTCGCCCACGTTCTACGAGTTCGACTCGAAGGATCTGCTGAAGCTGTACCGCGAGCTCGACGACCGGGACGAGGAGCCCGTGATCGTCTACCACTCGCACACCGCGACCGAGGCCTACCCCTCCCGTACGGACATCACGTACGCGAACGAGCCGGGCGCCCACTACGTCCTGGTCTCCACGCGGGACACCGACGGCCTCGGGGAGTTCCAGTTCCGCTCGTACCGGATCGTCGAAGGGGTCATCACGGAGGAGGAAGTGCAGGTCGTAGAGGCCTACTGA
- a CDS encoding putative leader peptide — protein sequence MVPHDVSIETPSRLLLVARLHVDLCRLASSICPAA from the coding sequence ATGGTTCCCCACGACGTGAGCATCGAGACGCCCAGCAGGCTGCTGCTTGTGGCGCGGCTGCACGTCGACCTGTGCCGCCTCGCCAGCAGCATCTGTCCTGCCGCCTGA